One window of Methanogenium organophilum genomic DNA carries:
- a CDS encoding NAD(P)H-dependent oxidoreductase, whose protein sequence is MNVLIIYAHPYPASFNAAMKDKAVSVLQDMGHTVKVSDLYAMKFKAVLDQDDFPQPCNREYFSIPGEQVAGVRNGTLAPDIQAEMKKVEWADFLLFQFPIWWSSTPAILKGWVDRVFAQGFVVNLLEGKVYTEGLLSGKKALISTTAGSPPEFYTEGGPHGDINHHLMSLWHNTFEFCGMEVVPTFYVFNAAVMDDLQVRFELERWEEYLRLL, encoded by the coding sequence ATGAATGTTCTCATAATATATGCTCATCCCTATCCCGCATCGTTTAATGCCGCAATGAAGGATAAGGCAGTCTCTGTTCTGCAGGATATGGGCCACACAGTAAAGGTCTCGGATCTCTATGCAATGAAGTTCAAGGCGGTTCTCGACCAGGATGATTTCCCGCAGCCCTGCAACAGGGAGTATTTCTCTATTCCGGGAGAGCAGGTGGCAGGTGTCAGAAACGGCACCCTCGCCCCGGATATCCAGGCAGAGATGAAGAAGGTGGAGTGGGCGGATTTCTTACTCTTCCAGTTCCCCATCTGGTGGAGTTCAACGCCTGCCATCCTGAAGGGATGGGTTGACCGTGTCTTTGCACAGGGATTTGTTGTGAATCTGCTGGAGGGCAAGGTATATACCGAAGGCCTTCTCTCAGGGAAAAAGGCACTGATATCAACAACAGCGGGTTCTCCACCGGAATTTTACACAGAAGGAGGACCACATGGGGATATCAATCATCACCTGATGAGCCTCTGGCACAATACCTTTGAGTTTTGTGGTATGGAGGTTGTGCCAACCTTTTATGTTTTTAATGCTGCTGTGATGGATGATCTCCAGGTCAGATTCGAACTGGAGCGGTGGGAAGAGTACCTGCGGTTACTCTGA
- a CDS encoding MFS transporter, producing MKHRGDPHEGFKWGVLTIICLAVFIMVIDTTIMNVSITALVQDLKTTVPTIQAIIAIYALVMASFMLIGGKLQDVLGRRKAFLLGVAIYGIGTFTASMSWNATILLIGWAIFEGLGAILMMPATTTFLTSTYSGRDLAFAFGMWGGIAAAGAAFGPIIGGYLTTFYSWRWAFRIELVIVFLILVLSYLLTESRPTLKWRDLDVIGTLLSFVGLFAIVMGILLMRNYAFWQYISTLIGAGLVIMGIFFLWEKRRKTKGRVPLVDISVFRNRSFVLGNTIGTVQNIAFAGFLFVIPVFYQQVTGISAFETGIVLLPMSIAVFIFSIGGARISTFIRPKHLLITGLILGMAGSFMLRDIFGLGTGTAEFIPGSIVLGVGFGIILSQVTNLTLSTVPDEHATDAAGVLNTLRQLGTSLGTATVGVILLIFSYIGIADEVEHQAAITGVPAEELATGLRNWVDAMQTGRPDLFVPDTVLVQLVNIIDSAISSAMLRCFDAITIFLGIALIAALFLPRQAVRSEPDEDA from the coding sequence ATGAAGCACAGGGGCGATCCGCATGAGGGGTTCAAATGGGGTGTACTCACTATCATCTGTCTCGCAGTATTCATCATGGTCATCGATACGACCATCATGAATGTCTCAATCACAGCCCTTGTTCAGGATTTGAAGACGACCGTACCGACCATTCAGGCGATCATCGCAATTTATGCCCTCGTGATGGCATCCTTCATGCTCATCGGCGGCAAACTGCAGGACGTTCTCGGGCGCAGGAAGGCATTTCTCCTCGGTGTTGCCATCTATGGTATCGGCACGTTCACCGCCTCAATGAGCTGGAATGCAACCATTTTACTCATTGGCTGGGCCATCTTCGAAGGGCTGGGTGCCATTCTGATGATGCCTGCGACAACCACGTTTCTGACCAGCACTTACAGCGGAAGGGATCTTGCCTTCGCCTTCGGGATGTGGGGCGGCATCGCCGCTGCAGGCGCCGCGTTCGGGCCGATTATTGGCGGATATCTCACCACCTTCTACAGCTGGCGCTGGGCCTTTCGAATTGAACTTGTCATCGTCTTTCTCATCCTTGTCTTATCATACCTGCTCACTGAGTCACGTCCCACCCTCAAATGGCGCGACCTCGACGTCATCGGCACACTTCTCTCCTTTGTCGGGCTCTTTGCCATTGTGATGGGTATCCTTCTCATGCGTAACTACGCGTTCTGGCAGTACATCTCGACCCTCATCGGGGCAGGCCTCGTCATCATGGGAATCTTCTTCCTCTGGGAGAAACGACGGAAAACCAAGGGTAGGGTCCCTCTCGTTGACATCAGCGTCTTCCGTAACCGGAGCTTTGTCCTCGGCAACACCATCGGCACCGTCCAGAACATCGCTTTCGCAGGATTTCTCTTCGTCATCCCGGTATTCTACCAGCAGGTAACCGGTATCAGCGCCTTTGAGACAGGGATAGTTCTCCTCCCGATGTCGATTGCAGTCTTCATTTTTTCCATTGGCGGCGCCCGCATCTCCACCTTCATTCGTCCGAAACACCTCCTCATCACAGGCCTCATTCTGGGAATGGCGGGTTCATTCATGCTCAGGGATATCTTCGGACTCGGGACCGGTACCGCCGAATTCATCCCCGGCTCCATCGTCCTGGGAGTGGGCTTTGGGATTATCCTCTCACAGGTTACAAACCTCACCCTCTCAACAGTGCCAGACGAACACGCCACCGACGCCGCGGGAGTACTGAATACCCTTCGCCAGTTGGGCACTTCGCTTGGAACCGCCACTGTCGGGGTTATTCTGCTCATCTTCAGCTACATCGGCATCGCAGACGAGGTGGAACATCAGGCGGCGATAACGGGCGTCCCTGCAGAAGAGCTGGCAACCGGACTCCGTAATTGGGTGGATGCGATGCAGACCGGCAGACCGGATCTCTTCGTCCCGGACACGGTTCTCGTGCAACTGGTGAATATCATCGACTCCGCGATCAGCTCAGCGATGCTTCGCTGCTTTGATGCCATCACGATATTTCTGGGCATTGCACTTATCGCCGCTCTCTTCCTACCCCGGCAGGCAGTCCGGTCCGAACCGGACGAAGACGCCTGA
- a CDS encoding GNAT family N-acetyltransferase, which translates to MRTTWTSPTLTFSYIILEDLAPISEMLAKESVCHWLFFGPNTPEVTHTYFLPFIEENALALTEERMPAHFVFTIRDKATGAFIGQCALVAEDFSPGAYIVGYQIDEPYWNRGIGSEAATFLVWFAFRIAGAYRLNADTTAGNRGSVRVLEKGGFIPEGRQRKYWHIGGEYQDRLLFGLLAEEVEDELLATLDRLFT; encoded by the coding sequence ATGCGGACAACATGGACATCCCCCACCCTCACCTTCTCATACATCATACTCGAAGACCTTGCTCCCATATCAGAGATGCTTGCAAAGGAGAGTGTCTGCCACTGGCTCTTTTTCGGGCCGAACACACCGGAGGTAACCCACACCTATTTCCTCCCTTTTATAGAAGAAAACGCTCTCGCGCTGACAGAAGAGAGAATGCCTGCCCACTTTGTCTTTACCATCCGGGATAAAGCGACGGGGGCGTTCATCGGCCAGTGTGCCCTTGTCGCAGAGGATTTCTCTCCCGGCGCATACATTGTCGGCTACCAGATCGATGAACCGTACTGGAACAGGGGTATCGGATCAGAGGCTGCCACCTTTCTCGTCTGGTTTGCCTTCCGCATCGCCGGTGCCTACCGCCTGAATGCCGACACCACCGCAGGGAACCGGGGTTCGGTGCGGGTGCTGGAAAAGGGAGGGTTCATCCCTGAAGGACGCCAGCGAAAATACTGGCATATAGGGGGGGAATATCAGGATCGCCTTCTCTTCGGCCTTCTTGCTGAAGAAGTCGAAGATGAACTGCTTGCCACTCTCGACCGGTTATTTACCTGA
- a CDS encoding bile acid:sodium symporter family protein, whose translation MISTIGLTLPLELSIYLFLVATMFSMGLGLTMREIAAPLHRRRLIGIAFFINLIVIPLAGIAVVSLLPMEMGVAAGLLIVACAPGSTIGPKLAEFSRGDVSLAISIMFFLSVLAIFTTPITLTLILPGAITEQIDFFSVMTTLVILIFLPMVAGLAINSRWRSFADRIRDRAFLLSNLTIVIFGIIFIWVQVTGEVRFIDSFFAVGITATAAVFILVAFSMCIGYLLGGPEKHNRQVIATSTTNRNLGVSLLVGASALASHGEAFLIIIVYAIVQTLISGLIAVKWGQKVRRKEKRERKEMTKE comes from the coding sequence ATGATTTCAACCATCGGCCTGACGCTGCCCCTTGAACTCTCCATCTACCTCTTTTTAGTGGCAACGATGTTCTCCATGGGCCTTGGCCTTACGATGCGGGAGATTGCCGCACCACTTCATCGCCGCCGGTTGATAGGAATTGCCTTTTTCATCAATCTCATCGTCATCCCCCTTGCTGGTATCGCAGTGGTCAGTCTGCTCCCAATGGAAATGGGGGTTGCGGCAGGGCTACTCATCGTCGCATGCGCCCCCGGTTCGACCATCGGCCCGAAACTTGCGGAGTTCTCCAGGGGGGATGTCTCCCTTGCGATAAGCATCATGTTCTTTTTGAGTGTGCTCGCGATATTCACCACCCCGATTACGCTCACCCTCATCCTTCCGGGTGCCATTACCGAACAGATTGATTTTTTCTCGGTGATGACGACCCTTGTCATCCTCATATTCCTCCCCATGGTTGCAGGTCTTGCCATCAACTCCCGCTGGCGTTCATTTGCAGACCGGATACGGGACCGGGCATTTCTCCTCTCCAATCTCACGATCGTCATCTTTGGCATTATCTTCATCTGGGTGCAGGTGACAGGCGAGGTCCGGTTCATTGACTCATTCTTCGCAGTCGGCATCACCGCGACAGCGGCCGTCTTTATTCTGGTGGCATTTTCGATGTGCATCGGCTATCTCCTGGGAGGCCCTGAAAAACATAACCGGCAGGTAATTGCCACCAGCACAACCAACCGAAATCTCGGTGTCTCTCTGCTTGTGGGAGCAAGTGCTCTCGCATCCCATGGGGAAGCATTCCTCATCATCATTGTCTATGCAATTGTCCAGACACTGATATCTGGTTTAATTGCCGTGAAATGGGGACAAAAAGTGAGGCGGAAAGAAAAAAGGGAGAGGAAAGAAATGACCAAGGAATGA
- a CDS encoding phosphate uptake regulator PhoU, with product MAEMEIRKVQRSGGSSFIVSLPKKWVDATNIQKNDPVGLIIQSDGTLLVTPNTTGVQLQRKKVFMADAGTDHTLLLRELVGAYITGYTEIVIRSKHRLPADIIEQVRNFTAMSIGQEIVEETDTEIRVKDLLNPAEMPIENTLRRMAIIVNKMSEDAITALRDQNRSLAISVIERDNDVDRLQWLIARQVNLIFSDVNLSRRMDIPVATASGYIQIAKIIERIADHATKIAKNAVELTDIAIENGIYEGIQRAERDAMAIFRAAMEAFHSGDLEKANATIGQTTPLEKRCREVSRMALSFDAANAIHFVYIADSLRRIGDYSTDICEHTINHIVGINA from the coding sequence ATGGCTGAGATGGAGATCCGTAAGGTCCAGCGTAGCGGCGGTTCCTCATTTATTGTCTCTCTCCCTAAGAAATGGGTGGATGCAACAAATATCCAGAAAAATGACCCCGTGGGGCTGATCATTCAGAGCGACGGCACCCTGCTCGTCACCCCGAATACCACCGGGGTACAGCTGCAGCGGAAAAAGGTGTTCATGGCGGACGCGGGGACCGATCATACCCTCCTGCTGCGGGAACTCGTGGGGGCATATATCACCGGGTACACGGAAATTGTCATACGATCCAAACACCGCCTCCCCGCAGATATTATTGAGCAGGTGAGAAATTTCACGGCGATGTCCATCGGGCAGGAAATTGTTGAGGAAACAGATACAGAGATCCGGGTCAAAGATCTTCTCAATCCTGCTGAGATGCCAATTGAAAACACCCTGCGCCGTATGGCTATCATCGTGAACAAGATGAGCGAGGATGCGATCACCGCCCTGCGGGACCAGAACCGTTCCCTTGCAATCTCAGTCATAGAACGGGACAATGATGTGGACCGCCTCCAGTGGCTAATCGCCCGGCAGGTGAACCTCATCTTCTCCGATGTGAACCTTTCGCGCCGGATGGATATTCCTGTTGCAACTGCCTCCGGATATATCCAGATTGCAAAAATTATTGAACGCATTGCAGACCATGCCACAAAGATTGCCAAAAACGCGGTTGAACTCACGGATATTGCAATTGAAAATGGTATCTACGAAGGCATCCAGCGTGCAGAACGTGATGCGATGGCGATATTCCGGGCTGCAATGGAGGCGTTCCATTCAGGTGATCTGGAAAAGGCAAATGCAACTATCGGCCAGACGACACCGCTTGAAAAGCGTTGCCGGGAAGTCAGCCGCATGGCACTCTCGTTTGATGCGGCAAACGCGATTCATTTCGTATATATTGCAGATTCCCTCCGGAGAATCGGGGACTACTCCACCGATATCTGTGAACATACGATCAACCACATTGTTGGAATAAACGCCTGA
- a CDS encoding phosphate ABC transporter substrate-binding protein codes for MNMRSKPFIAFTLAVVLLGTAFVCGCTDSGTGPAETETISVTGSTTVLPLAQLTAEAYMDTHPEADIQISGGGSSVGVTAVGEGTADIGMASRDLKSEEVTNYPDLVQHVVAKDAIAIIVHPSNTVSDLTVDQIKSIYLGDITNWQDVGGPDETIVVVGRDSASGTREYFHESVMDKEDFTTSQLEKNSNGAVRQTVAQTPGAIGYVGLGYIDATVKAVPVKTGSGIVDASVATVISGEYPIARGLNMFTDGEATGLAADYLAFIMSPDGQALVAEEGFVPVA; via the coding sequence ATGAATATGCGCTCAAAACCATTCATTGCATTCACACTCGCTGTTGTTCTTCTGGGAACGGCGTTTGTATGCGGATGTACAGACTCCGGCACCGGTCCGGCAGAGACAGAGACCATCTCCGTGACCGGTTCGACCACCGTCCTTCCGCTTGCACAGCTTACTGCTGAAGCATACATGGACACCCACCCTGAAGCTGACATCCAGATATCCGGCGGCGGTTCATCCGTTGGTGTAACGGCAGTCGGTGAAGGCACCGCAGACATTGGTATGGCATCACGCGACCTGAAGTCAGAAGAGGTGACGAACTACCCGGACCTCGTGCAGCATGTCGTGGCAAAGGACGCCATCGCGATCATTGTCCACCCGTCAAACACGGTCTCTGACCTCACAGTCGACCAGATCAAGTCCATCTATCTCGGTGATATTACGAACTGGCAGGATGTCGGCGGTCCGGACGAAACGATCGTCGTCGTCGGCCGTGACAGCGCCTCCGGTACCCGCGAGTACTTCCATGAGTCTGTGATGGACAAGGAAGACTTCACAACAAGTCAGCTTGAGAAGAACTCGAACGGTGCGGTCCGGCAGACCGTCGCACAGACCCCCGGCGCCATCGGCTATGTCGGCCTTGGCTACATTGATGCAACCGTGAAGGCTGTGCCTGTCAAAACCGGCAGCGGTATCGTTGATGCCAGCGTTGCGACCGTCATCTCCGGCGAGTATCCGATTGCACGGGGCCTGAACATGTTCACCGACGGAGAGGCGACCGGCCTTGCTGCCGACTACCTGGCGTTCATCATGAGCCCTGACGGGCAGGCACTCGTCGCAGAAGAAGGCTTTGTCCCGGTAGCCTGA
- the pstA gene encoding phosphate ABC transporter permease PstA: MEYEQTVTGAPAVSAELAADRRTYLKERSIRYVWFLTAVFGVLTVFFILAFLVKDGILIFAETTPAEFLFGATWNPTGAIPAYGTLPLWVGTILVTIGAMVIAAPLGIACAIVIAELASPRVKAVIKPAVELLAGIPSVVYGFFGLIVLTDFIRVNFSIPSGETWLAGSILLGIMALPTIISVSEDAISAVPKEYREGSLGLGTTRWQTISQVVVPSALSGITAALILGVGRAVGETMAVLMVTGNAPIIPDPIYNILSPIRTLTGTLGIEMGETAIGSAHYHALFGVALLLLFITLAVNLSATMFLGHIHRKQTGTGKGPGRLSLVLEAHRRTIRWGVAAAAFLLVALIVSPLVAVVFALIGVAWRYIPSRIEPHHQQTVAFVLLYGAIAVVLAALAVILGYIVVNGLPAISWEFLTTAPRALGREGGILPAIVGTLCLVAGAIAIALPIGVGAAIYLIEYTRENVLTRIIRTGVDLLNGTPSIVFGLFGFSFLVLYLNFGVSLIAGQVTLALMVLPTVIRTTEEALRSVPDSLRQGSLALGATQWQTISRVVLPSAMPGIITGAILSIGRAAGETAPIMFTAVVFSSRFLPSSLSDPVMALPYHLYILATNVPGADTNQYGTALVLIALVTGIYLVAIALRTHYQKSIRW; the protein is encoded by the coding sequence ATGGAATACGAACAGACTGTCACCGGTGCTCCCGCGGTATCTGCTGAGCTCGCAGCAGATCGCAGGACATACCTGAAAGAACGCTCAATTCGGTATGTATGGTTCCTGACCGCGGTGTTTGGTGTCCTCACCGTCTTCTTCATTCTCGCATTCCTCGTGAAAGACGGCATTTTGATCTTTGCAGAAACCACTCCGGCAGAGTTTCTCTTTGGCGCGACCTGGAACCCGACCGGCGCGATACCGGCGTATGGAACTCTTCCGCTCTGGGTGGGCACCATTCTCGTCACTATCGGTGCAATGGTCATCGCAGCTCCCCTCGGGATTGCGTGCGCCATCGTCATCGCAGAACTGGCCTCACCCCGTGTGAAGGCTGTCATCAAACCGGCCGTTGAACTCCTCGCGGGTATCCCGTCCGTCGTGTATGGATTCTTCGGACTCATCGTCCTCACGGACTTCATCCGGGTGAATTTCTCCATCCCTTCGGGCGAGACCTGGCTCGCAGGTTCCATCCTTCTGGGCATCATGGCACTCCCTACCATCATCAGTGTCTCGGAGGACGCCATCTCGGCCGTGCCGAAAGAGTACCGGGAAGGGTCCCTTGGGCTTGGGACCACTCGCTGGCAGACCATCTCTCAGGTCGTCGTCCCTTCCGCCCTCTCCGGCATCACCGCCGCCCTCATCCTTGGCGTCGGGCGGGCGGTCGGCGAGACGATGGCGGTGCTGATGGTAACAGGCAACGCCCCCATCATCCCCGACCCCATCTATAATATCCTCTCACCCATCCGGACCCTCACGGGCACGCTGGGTATCGAGATGGGAGAGACTGCCATCGGCAGCGCCCACTACCACGCCCTCTTTGGCGTTGCACTGCTGCTGCTCTTCATCACGCTTGCCGTCAACCTTTCGGCGACGATGTTCCTCGGGCATATCCACCGGAAACAGACCGGCACCGGCAAGGGTCCCGGCAGACTCTCTCTGGTGCTCGAAGCGCACCGGCGCACCATCCGGTGGGGTGTTGCAGCCGCTGCATTCCTGCTGGTGGCGCTTATCGTCTCCCCCCTTGTCGCGGTTGTCTTCGCGCTCATCGGCGTGGCATGGCGGTACATCCCGTCCCGCATCGAGCCGCATCACCAGCAGACCGTGGCATTTGTCCTCCTCTATGGAGCAATTGCCGTTGTGCTCGCAGCGCTTGCAGTAATTCTCGGGTATATCGTCGTAAACGGTTTGCCTGCCATCAGCTGGGAGTTTCTGACGACCGCACCCCGGGCGCTCGGTCGCGAAGGGGGCATCCTGCCCGCCATCGTCGGGACGCTCTGCCTCGTTGCAGGTGCTATTGCAATCGCCCTTCCCATCGGCGTCGGTGCGGCCATCTACCTCATCGAGTACACCCGTGAGAACGTTCTCACCAGGATCATCCGGACCGGCGTCGACCTCCTGAACGGCACGCCTTCCATTGTATTCGGGCTGTTTGGTTTCTCCTTCCTCGTTCTCTACCTGAACTTCGGGGTCAGTCTCATTGCAGGGCAGGTCACCCTCGCCCTGATGGTGCTGCCGACGGTTATCCGGACGACAGAGGAGGCGCTTCGGAGTGTCCCGGATTCCCTGAGACAGGGCAGTCTCGCCCTCGGTGCTACGCAGTGGCAGACTATCTCGCGTGTGGTTCTCCCGTCTGCGATGCCCGGGATCATCACCGGAGCCATTCTCTCCATCGGGCGTGCCGCGGGGGAGACGGCGCCCATCATGTTCACCGCGGTCGTCTTCTCAAGCCGGTTCCTGCCCTCGTCCCTCTCTGATCCGGTGATGGCTCTCCCCTATCATCTCTACATCCTTGCAACCAATGTCCCGGGTGCAGATACGAACCAGTACGGGACCGCACTGGTGCTCATTGCACTGGTAACAGGTATCTATCTCGTTGCAATCGCCCTCAGAACGCACTATCAGAAAAGTATCCGGTGGTAA
- the pstB gene encoding phosphate ABC transporter ATP-binding protein PstB: MDTSTVIETQGVNLWYGNTQALKDVTIRFPEQTITALIGPSGCGKSTLLRCFNRMNDLIPSCRIEGGISYHGTDMYAPSVDPVHLRKRVGMVFQRPNPFPKSIYDNITYGPRMHGVRDRKTLESIVEESLKKAALWDEVKDRLTASAMGLSGGQQQRLCIARTLAVNPDVILMDEPCSALDPIATAKIESLMQELRSQYTVIIVTHSMQQAARVSDYTGFMYMGELIETGETTKIFENPERELTNNYITGRFG, translated from the coding sequence ATGGACACGTCAACAGTAATTGAAACACAGGGGGTAAACCTGTGGTACGGGAACACCCAGGCATTGAAAGATGTCACGATTCGTTTTCCGGAACAGACAATAACCGCCCTCATCGGGCCATCGGGATGTGGAAAATCCACACTTCTGCGATGTTTTAACCGTATGAATGACCTGATCCCATCCTGCAGAATCGAAGGTGGGATCTCGTATCATGGAACTGACATGTATGCACCGTCCGTTGATCCGGTGCATCTCAGAAAACGGGTTGGCATGGTATTCCAGCGCCCAAACCCGTTTCCCAAGTCAATTTATGATAACATCACCTACGGCCCGCGGATGCATGGCGTCCGTGACCGGAAAACACTTGAAAGCATTGTCGAAGAGAGCCTGAAAAAGGCTGCTCTCTGGGATGAGGTAAAAGACCGGCTCACTGCGTCTGCGATGGGTCTCTCCGGTGGCCAGCAGCAGCGCCTCTGCATCGCCCGCACGCTTGCCGTCAACCCGGATGTCATCTTAATGGACGAGCCCTGTTCGGCACTTGACCCGATTGCAACAGCAAAGATTGAGTCGCTGATGCAGGAACTCAGGAGCCAGTATACGGTGATCATTGTGACGCATTCCATGCAGCAGGCGGCACGGGTGAGTGACTACACCGGGTTCATGTACATGGGGGAACTCATCGAGACGGGTGAAACTACAAAGATCTTTGAAAACCCGGAACGCGAACTGACAAACAATTACATTACCGGGAGGTTTGGATAA
- the phoU gene encoding phosphate signaling complex protein PhoU: MTLESFHDELDGIHARVLTMAEHAMGMLTDGMVCLTSHDEELANDIMDRKIWLSELHEEIEERIVRLFALYHPVAEDLRRIICYNVMNYSLYRVGRAGKGIAKNVLTAEHENPGVPMDSLNVMADMVVEMLEDVITAFGTSTVVDPLSFGKRDSKVDAMQDSIFRECLTYMMQDPHMIPGGIECITVARHLERCGDHACIMAEKCYFMVEGTRVEIR; the protein is encoded by the coding sequence ATGACACTGGAATCATTTCATGATGAACTGGACGGGATTCATGCCCGTGTGCTGACAATGGCAGAGCATGCCATGGGCATGCTCACGGACGGCATGGTGTGCCTCACCTCGCATGATGAGGAACTGGCGAATGATATTATGGACCGAAAAATATGGCTGTCTGAACTGCATGAGGAGATAGAAGAACGGATCGTCCGTCTCTTTGCGCTGTATCATCCGGTGGCAGAGGATCTCCGGCGGATCATCTGTTACAATGTGATGAACTATTCTCTCTATCGGGTCGGACGGGCGGGAAAAGGTATTGCAAAGAATGTTCTGACTGCCGAACATGAGAACCCGGGTGTGCCGATGGATAGTCTCAATGTCATGGCCGATATGGTTGTTGAAATGCTTGAAGATGTCATCACCGCCTTTGGAACATCAACCGTAGTCGATCCTCTGTCATTTGGGAAGCGTGACAGTAAGGTGGATGCAATGCAGGACAGTATCTTCCGGGAGTGCCTCACCTATATGATGCAGGACCCGCACATGATCCCGGGTGGCATTGAGTGCATCACGGTCGCACGCCATCTTGAACGCTGCGGGGACCATGCCTGCATCATGGCAGAGAAGTGCTACTTCATGGTGGAAGGCACCCGTGTAGAAATACGATAA